TAATTTTAAAATTATTGATTATCTTTGAGAAAAATCAAATCACAAAAAAACTATGAAAACAGGAACAATCTATAAAAAGCCAGCCTACAAACAGGCTATAATGCATCTGTACGAAAACAAACTCAATTCTTTTGCAAAAGACAGCTACGAAGAATTAGATATCGATACATTTGCAGGAAATACACATATTATTGTTCGTGGAGAAAAACATTTACCTGCTGTGGTGGTCTTTCATGGCATTCATGCAGGTGCTCCAGTAGCTTTGGAGGCGATGAGAGAGTTATATGAAAAATATAGAATTTATGCTGTTGATACAGTCGGACAAGCCACAAAAAGTGCCGAAACTACACTTGACTTCAAAAATAATGAATATGGAAAATGGGCAAGTGAGGTCTTGGAAAAACTAGGTCTTGAAAGTGTACCAGTAATTGCAATTTCGTATGGTGCGTTTATCTTGAATGAACTTATCAGAGTTAGTCCAGAGAAAGTAAAAAAGGCGATTTATGTTGTTCCTTCTGGGTTTGCTAATGGCGATTTTTTGCCTTCACTTTCTCGTTTGAGCATTCCACTTTTTAAGTTTCATTTTACGAAAAAGGAAAAGGATTTAGTTAAGTTTATGAATGCTTTTTTTGATGAGCAAGATAATCATTGGATTGAATTTCAGAAAAATATTCTGTTGGGTGTCAAGATGGATTACCGTCGTCCTCCGTTGATGAGTGAGAAGGATACACAAGGTTTTACTGCACCTGTTTTTGCCATGATAGCAGAAGATGATGTGTTTTTTCCAAAAGAGAAAGCCATTCCAAGAATTAAAAAAGTGTTTTCAGATGTTAGGGAAATTTATGTGTTGAAAGATAGTAAACATATTCCAAATGAAAGCCGTTATGATGAAATTGCAGAGAAAATTGAAGATTGGTTAGAGGAGTAAATATGACAAGATAAAAAGTTAAGTAATATTATCACTTTTAAGTATTTTTCATTCTCTCAAAAAACCTTAACTTTATTCTTCAT
The genomic region above belongs to Bernardetia sp. and contains:
- a CDS encoding alpha/beta fold hydrolase; translation: MKTGTIYKKPAYKQAIMHLYENKLNSFAKDSYEELDIDTFAGNTHIIVRGEKHLPAVVVFHGIHAGAPVALEAMRELYEKYRIYAVDTVGQATKSAETTLDFKNNEYGKWASEVLEKLGLESVPVIAISYGAFILNELIRVSPEKVKKAIYVVPSGFANGDFLPSLSRLSIPLFKFHFTKKEKDLVKFMNAFFDEQDNHWIEFQKNILLGVKMDYRRPPLMSEKDTQGFTAPVFAMIAEDDVFFPKEKAIPRIKKVFSDVREIYVLKDSKHIPNESRYDEIAEKIEDWLEE